The Streptomyces sp. B3I8 nucleotide sequence GGAAGGCTTCGAGGCCGCGTTGGAGCGGGGGCGCGGCGGCGACGCCGAGGGCGCCCAGGCCGAGGGTGGCGAGCAGCACGCGCCGCCCGACGGGGGTGCCGCCGCCCTCCTCGGATGCCGGGGTCTCCCGCCGGTCGGAGGGTTCGGGACGTAGAGGACTCACCCCTTGATTCGAGCACTGCTCACCCCTTCGGGGCCAGTGGATGACCGGTCCCGTAAGAAATTGGTCACCGGTTCGGGCAGGCGCGCGCCCCGCGCCGCCTACTCGTCGTCCGTCCGCCCGGCCGCCTTCTCCAGTTGGAACGCCTCGTTGCCGAGGCCGATGCGGGCGTGCGCCTCGGGGCTGCGGGTGCGGACGATCAGGCCCTGGACGACACCGGCCAGCGCGGCGACGGCGATGATCGAGGGCAGCGCCCAGCTCAGCGCGGAGCCGGGTCCGGAGCCGACCAGGACGTCGAAGTCCTTGACCGTGTAGCCGACGATCACCAGCAGCGCGGCGCCGGAGAGCGCGGAGGTCGCCAGGCGCCAGGCCTGGGCGCGGGCGGCTCCGCGGCGGGCGAAGAAGACGATCACCGAGAGGGAGGCGGCGACCATCAGCACCGTGACGCCGAGGGCGCCGACGCTGCCGCCCCAGGTGAACAGGTGCAGCACGGGCGCGGTGGGGTCGCCGTGCGGGTGGTCGTCCGCCACCGCGAAGCCCACCACGACCAGCAGCGACACCCCGGTCTGGAGCAGCGAGCCGGTGCCGGGGGCGCCGCCGGCGCCGGTGGTGCGGCCGAACGCGGCGGGCAGCAGCCTTTCGCGGCCCATCGCGAAGGCATAGCGGGCGACGACGTTGTGGAAGCTGAGCATCGCCGCGAACATGCCGGTGACGAACAGGACGTGCAGGACGTCGGTGAAGGTGGAGCCGAGGACGTCCTCGGTGAGGAAGAACAGCAGCCCCGCGCTCTGTTTCTGTGCCGTGGGAACGATCGCGGAGGGCCCGGCGGCGACGGTGAGCGCCCAGCAGCTGAGCGCGAAGAAGACGGCGACGAAGCCGACGGCGAGGAACATCACGCGTGGCACAAGAATGTGCGGGCGACTGGTCTCCTCGGCGTAGACGGGTGCCTGTTCGAAGCCGAGGAAGGCCGCGACGCAGAAGCACAGCGCGGTGCCGACACCGGCGCCGGTGAGGGTGTCGGGGTTGAAGGCGTGCAGGGACAGGCCCTCCTTGGCGGGGTCGCCGATGGCGGCCACGTCGAAGATGACGACGAGGGCGACCTCGATGACCAGCAGGACGCCGATCACGCGCGCGTTGAGGTCGATCTTGAGCCAGCCGAGCGCGCCGACCAGGAGGACGGCGGCCAGCGAGGGCATCCACCAGACGAGGTCGGTGTCGAGGTAGGTGGAGAAGAGCCCGGAGACCTCGAAGCCGAAGATGCCGTAGATCCCGACCTGCAGCGCGCTGTACGCGACGAGGGCGACCAGTGCCGCGGCGGCGCCCGCGGTGCCGCCGAGACCGCGGGAGATGTACGCGTAGAAGGCGCCGGCGTTGTGGACGTGGCGGCTCATCTCGGCGTAGCCGAGGGAGAACAGGGCCAGGACGAGGCCGAGGGCGACGAAGAGGAGCGGCTGGCCCTCGATGCCCATGACCCCGAACGTGGTGGGCATGACGCCGGCGACGACCATCAGGGGTGCGGTGGCGGCGAGGACCGACAGCAGCAGGCCCATGGTGCCCAGGCGGTCGGCCCGTAGGGCCCGTTCCTGGCCCTTGAAGGTGCTGATGCCGCCGCCGCGGCCCGGCCGGCGGGATCCGGCGCCCGCTCTGCTTCCGCTCGCGCTCTCGCTCGTGCTCGAACTGCCCGTCGTCATCGCGGGATCGTCTCCTCGGCTCGGTTCCGTGGTGCGTGCGGTGCGTACGTGCCGTGCGTGCGGTGCGTTGCGCAGGGTGCCGCGGTGCGTGTGGTGCTGCGGTGCGTGTGGTGCTGCGGTCATCCCCCGCCGAGCGCGCTGTCGCGGGCGGCGCGGAAGGCCTGGTGCGGGTCGCGGTCGGGGTAGGACCACGGGGCCGGTGTGGCGTGCTCGCCGATGCGGTGGAAGAGGGCGGCGGCCTCGGCGCCGCGCCCCTCGCAGAACTTGGCGTGGGCGAGGAAGTTGAGGTCGACGAGGCGGCGGGGGTGCTCGTCGTGCTCCCACTCCAGCCACCAGTCGAACGCGGCCTTCATCACCTGCCGGGCCCGGCGGCCGACCCAGTGCCCGGAGGCGACCGGGTCCGCGGGTTCCTGACCGGCGGCGGCCAGCACGCGGTACCGCTCGGCGTGCGCGACGACCGGGAGGATCGCCAACGGCGAGTCGGCGGGGGCCTGTTCGGCGGCCCAGTTGGCGAAGTCGTACACCTCGTGCAGCGGGTCCTGGCCGGCCTCGGCACGGCGTTCGGCGAGCCGGGCGACCATCAGGTGGTGGGCATGGTGGTGGTCGCGGTGGCGCAGCCGGATCTCGTCGAAGAGCCGGACGACGTCCTCCTCGGTGCCCAGGGTGCGTTCCAGCAGGAGCAGACCGAACCAGGAGGTGGGGTCCTCGGGATGGGCGGCGGCGACGGCGCGGCAGGCCTCGCGCGCCCGCTCGGGGCGCTCCTTGCCGACGAGCGCGCGGTGCACGAGGGCGAGGGCGAGCAGCAGCGCGGCGGCGGCCGACTCGGGCTCGGCGACCTGCCATT carries:
- a CDS encoding APC family permease, which produces MTTGSSSTSESASGSRAGAGSRRPGRGGGISTFKGQERALRADRLGTMGLLLSVLAATAPLMVVAGVMPTTFGVMGIEGQPLLFVALGLVLALFSLGYAEMSRHVHNAGAFYAYISRGLGGTAGAAAALVALVAYSALQVGIYGIFGFEVSGLFSTYLDTDLVWWMPSLAAVLLVGALGWLKIDLNARVIGVLLVIEVALVVIFDVAAIGDPAKEGLSLHAFNPDTLTGAGVGTALCFCVAAFLGFEQAPVYAEETSRPHILVPRVMFLAVGFVAVFFALSCWALTVAAGPSAIVPTAQKQSAGLLFFLTEDVLGSTFTDVLHVLFVTGMFAAMLSFHNVVARYAFAMGRERLLPAAFGRTTGAGGAPGTGSLLQTGVSLLVVVGFAVADDHPHGDPTAPVLHLFTWGGSVGALGVTVLMVAASLSVIVFFARRGAARAQAWRLATSALSGAALLVIVGYTVKDFDVLVGSGPGSALSWALPSIIAVAALAGVVQGLIVRTRSPEAHARIGLGNEAFQLEKAAGRTDDE